One segment of Cynocephalus volans isolate mCynVol1 chromosome 8, mCynVol1.pri, whole genome shotgun sequence DNA contains the following:
- the KIAA0040 gene encoding uncharacterized protein KIAA0040 homolog: MERIGSFFSSIWDTILTKHEEGIFNTICLGILLGLPLLVLTTLLFICCHCCWSRLSKSRQQPEQNKRKKKKKRDEEDLWISAQPKLLQLEKRPSLPV; the protein is encoded by the coding sequence ATGGAGAGAATTGGCTCCTTCTTCAGCTCTATCTGGGACACCATCTTGACCAAACATGAAGAGGGCATCTTCAACACCATCTGCCTAGGCATCCTCCTGGGGCTGCCTCTATTGGTGCTCACCACTCTCCTCTTCATCTGCTGCCATTGCTGCTGGAGCCGGCTAAGCAAGAGCAGACAACAGCCAGAGCAaaacaagaggaagaagaaaaagaagagggatgAGGAAGACCTGTGGATCTCTGCTCAGCCcaagctgctccagctggagaaGAGGCCATCGCTGCCTGTCTAG